One genomic segment of Coregonus clupeaformis isolate EN_2021a unplaced genomic scaffold, ASM2061545v1 scaf0052, whole genome shotgun sequence includes these proteins:
- the LOC121567804 gene encoding ICOS ligand isoform X3, protein MTADYGMCVRWLLRKCVFFFLASVQFIQSRDVTMVIGEVGGAVTLPCTSDLSPIYLYVQRPDPVEFINGYHQTKVLPSPDPKYANRTHVDPKQGTMKLWSIWPSDEGLYECHIRYPTKDNREIIQLNVTANYSIPNVTVACDSSSCLVTCSSDNGYPRRDVEWSPNPPLNQSHWRAVNSSGRRDPVSTLFSVFSSISVSCSSGPWLNLSCAVGGALSQEHTVCMPQAGSPDILVVCVISAVSAVLLCFLVLVFISKKRKAKPARGNQGGKVAANSENVQLT, encoded by the exons GACTATGGGATGTGTGTGCGTTGGCTGCTTCG AAAGTGTGTCTTCTTCTTCCTGGCATCGGTTCAGTTTATTCAAAGTAGAG ATGTCACCATGGTGATAGGAGAGGTGGGTGGGGCTGTGACCCTCCCCTGTACGTCTGACCTCTCCCCAATCTACCTGTATGTACAGAGACCTGACCCAGTGGAGTTCATTAACGGCTACCATCAGACAAAGGTCTTACCATCGCCTGACCCAAAGTATGCAAACCGTACGCATGTAGACCCCAAACAGGGAACAATGAAGCTGTGGAGTATATGGCCGTCAGATGAGGGGCTGTACGAATGCCACATCCGATACCCAACCAAGGACAACCGGGAGATCATACAGCTCAATGTGACAG CCAACTACAGCATCCCCAATGTAACAGTGGCTTGTGACAGCAGCAGTTGCTTGGTGACGTGTTCCTCCGACAACGGTTACCCTCGTAGGGACGTTGAGTGGAGCCCGAACCCTCCTCTGAACCAGAGCCACTGGAGAGCAGTGAACAGCAGTGGGAGGAGAGACCCGGTCTCTACGCTGTTCTCGGTCTTCAGTTCCATATCCGTCAGCTGCTCCTCCGGACCCTGGCTGAACCTCAGCTGTGCTGTAGGGGGCGCCCTCTCACAGGAACACACCGTCT GCATGCCACAGGCAGGCTCTCCTGATATCCTTGTTGTCTGTGTgatctctgctgtctctgctgttctgctgtgttTCCTGGTTCTGGTATTTATCAGCAAGAAAAGGAAGGCTAAGCCAGCCAGAGGTAATCAAG GAGGGAAGGTTGCAGCAAATTCAGA
- the LOC121567804 gene encoding ICOS ligand isoform X1, translated as MTADYGMCVRWLLRKCVFFFLASVQFIQSRDVTMVIGEVGGAVTLPCTSDLSPIYLYVQRPDPVEFINGYHQTKVLPSPDPKYANRTHVDPKQGTMKLWSIWPSDEGLYECHIRYPTKDNREIIQLNVTANYSIPNVTVACDSSSCLVTCSSDNGYPRRDVEWSPNPPLNQSHWRAVNSSGRRDPVSTLFSVFSSISVSCSSGPWLNLSCAVGGALSQEHTVCMPQAGSPDILVVCVISAVSAVLLCFLVLVFISKKRKAKPARGNQGKDDITCDSGDRQYCLLEMGPAG; from the exons GACTATGGGATGTGTGTGCGTTGGCTGCTTCG AAAGTGTGTCTTCTTCTTCCTGGCATCGGTTCAGTTTATTCAAAGTAGAG ATGTCACCATGGTGATAGGAGAGGTGGGTGGGGCTGTGACCCTCCCCTGTACGTCTGACCTCTCCCCAATCTACCTGTATGTACAGAGACCTGACCCAGTGGAGTTCATTAACGGCTACCATCAGACAAAGGTCTTACCATCGCCTGACCCAAAGTATGCAAACCGTACGCATGTAGACCCCAAACAGGGAACAATGAAGCTGTGGAGTATATGGCCGTCAGATGAGGGGCTGTACGAATGCCACATCCGATACCCAACCAAGGACAACCGGGAGATCATACAGCTCAATGTGACAG CCAACTACAGCATCCCCAATGTAACAGTGGCTTGTGACAGCAGCAGTTGCTTGGTGACGTGTTCCTCCGACAACGGTTACCCTCGTAGGGACGTTGAGTGGAGCCCGAACCCTCCTCTGAACCAGAGCCACTGGAGAGCAGTGAACAGCAGTGGGAGGAGAGACCCGGTCTCTACGCTGTTCTCGGTCTTCAGTTCCATATCCGTCAGCTGCTCCTCCGGACCCTGGCTGAACCTCAGCTGTGCTGTAGGGGGCGCCCTCTCACAGGAACACACCGTCT GCATGCCACAGGCAGGCTCTCCTGATATCCTTGTTGTCTGTGTgatctctgctgtctctgctgttctgctgtgttTCCTGGTTCTGGTATTTATCAGCAAGAAAAGGAAGGCTAAGCCAGCCAGAGGTAATCAAGGTAAGGATGACATTACTTGCGATAGTGGAGACAGACAGTATTGTCTCTTGGAAATGGGACCGGCAGGATAA
- the LOC121567804 gene encoding ICOS ligand isoform X2: MIMAGLCLRKCVFFFLASVQFIQSRDVTMVIGEVGGAVTLPCTSDLSPIYLYVQRPDPVEFINGYHQTKVLPSPDPKYANRTHVDPKQGTMKLWSIWPSDEGLYECHIRYPTKDNREIIQLNVTANYSIPNVTVACDSSSCLVTCSSDNGYPRRDVEWSPNPPLNQSHWRAVNSSGRRDPVSTLFSVFSSISVSCSSGPWLNLSCAVGGALSQEHTVCMPQAGSPDILVVCVISAVSAVLLCFLVLVFISKKRKAKPARGNQGKDDITCDSGDRQYCLLEMGPAG, translated from the exons ATGATCATGGCGGGATTGTGTCTGAG AAAGTGTGTCTTCTTCTTCCTGGCATCGGTTCAGTTTATTCAAAGTAGAG ATGTCACCATGGTGATAGGAGAGGTGGGTGGGGCTGTGACCCTCCCCTGTACGTCTGACCTCTCCCCAATCTACCTGTATGTACAGAGACCTGACCCAGTGGAGTTCATTAACGGCTACCATCAGACAAAGGTCTTACCATCGCCTGACCCAAAGTATGCAAACCGTACGCATGTAGACCCCAAACAGGGAACAATGAAGCTGTGGAGTATATGGCCGTCAGATGAGGGGCTGTACGAATGCCACATCCGATACCCAACCAAGGACAACCGGGAGATCATACAGCTCAATGTGACAG CCAACTACAGCATCCCCAATGTAACAGTGGCTTGTGACAGCAGCAGTTGCTTGGTGACGTGTTCCTCCGACAACGGTTACCCTCGTAGGGACGTTGAGTGGAGCCCGAACCCTCCTCTGAACCAGAGCCACTGGAGAGCAGTGAACAGCAGTGGGAGGAGAGACCCGGTCTCTACGCTGTTCTCGGTCTTCAGTTCCATATCCGTCAGCTGCTCCTCCGGACCCTGGCTGAACCTCAGCTGTGCTGTAGGGGGCGCCCTCTCACAGGAACACACCGTCT GCATGCCACAGGCAGGCTCTCCTGATATCCTTGTTGTCTGTGTgatctctgctgtctctgctgttctgctgtgttTCCTGGTTCTGGTATTTATCAGCAAGAAAAGGAAGGCTAAGCCAGCCAGAGGTAATCAAGGTAAGGATGACATTACTTGCGATAGTGGAGACAGACAGTATTGTCTCTTGGAAATGGGACCGGCAGGATAA